GAAAAAGAGCAAATTTGGTGGTGCTGGTTCAGGccagtggtggtggtgggctGGTGCTGGTGCACCAGGACTGCAGAACTCAGTCTGGAGTTGGGATAGACCAGGGTCAGCACCAAACAGGTGCAAGGAGAGATGAGTGAGATGGGATCACTGATGATCCCAGGTAGGGACAAGGGAGCAGAGGAGCTTCCCACAAACCCAACCTTCTCCTGCTTTGCTCCTGGACCTTACAAAAacctctctgtgggtttgttttccttAACCCCCTCCTCCAGAATGCCCCTCTTCCAGTGGCAAGCCCAACCACGCAGACATCCTGCTCGTAAACTTACAGTACGTGTCAGAAGTGGAAATAATCAATGACCGCACGGAAACGCCTCCCCCTTTAGCCTCCCTCAACGTCAGCAAGGTGAGAGAGCCCCTCAGCAGGGATCCCCGGAATCCTGCAGGGATCCCCCAGAATCCTGCAGGGATCCAGCAGGATTCGCcgctggagctgctcccagcgcaGCTTCCCAGAGTTCCATCCAGGGGCTAGGGTTTGCtgatttggggctggattttACCCGTTTGGGATCTGGATTTTGGCACTTGGAGGcttgggttttgttgggtttagGGTCTGGGGTTTTGGCATTTAGGGCctggtttttgggtggttttggggtccgGATTCTATGTCTGTATTTTTGGCATTTGGGGACCTGGATTTTGGTGCTTTTGGGTGTAAGGTGATCTTGTTTTGGGGCTTCCATTTTGAGGGGTTTGGAGCCTGGGTTTTGGTAGTTTGGGTCCAGGTGGTGGTGTTTGGGGTCTGGATGATGCTATTTTGGATCTAGATGTTGGCGTTTCGGAGTGCACAGGAGGGGTAAAGATGAACTCATAAAGGGGAGCTCCTGGAATTCTGAGGAATTGCCTGTCATCCAGTCTGGAATGGGATCACTTCTGATTCCCAGTGAggtgaaggaaagggaaggtgACCCCGAGCCCTCGGTGCTGGGATGAATCCAGGTGTGGGGTGCTCAGCTGTCACCTCCTTGTCCCACAGGGACACCTCTCCCAGGGCTTTGTGCCACACAGGTGGCACCAGCTGGGTGTCCATCCCCTCCTGGGTCCCTTCCCGATGGATTAACGCGTCCGAGGTCTCGGGTGACACAGCTGCCACCACGATGTGACTGTTGGCTGTCACTGCAGCGAGTGACATCGCTGAGAGCACAGCCCGAGGGGAGCCCCCTCAGGAATTCCAGTGCTCACTGTGGGGAGCCCCTCAGGAATTCCAGTGCTCACTTTGGGGAACCCCTCAGGAATTCCAGTGCTCTTTGGGGAACTCCTCAGGAATTCCAGTGCTCACTTTGGGGAACCCTTCAGGAGTTCCAGTGCTCACTTTGGGGAACCCCTCAGGAGTTCCAGTGCTCACTGTGGGGAGCCCCCTCAGGAATTCCAGTGCTCACTGTGGGGAACCCCTCAGGAATTCCAGTGCTCACTGTGGGGAGCCCCTCAGGAATTCCAGTGCTCTTTGGGGAACCCCTCAGGAATTCCAGTGCTTTTTGGGGAGCCCCCTCAGGAATTCCAGTGCTCACTGTGGGGAGCCCCCTCAGGAATTCCAGTGCTCACTGTGGGGAACCCCCTCAGGAATTCCAGTGCTCACTGTGGGGAGCCCCCTCAGGAATTCCAGTGCTCACTGTGGGGAACCCCTCAGGAATTCCAGTGCTCACTGTGGGGAACCCCTCAGGAATTCCAGTGCTCACTGTGGGGAGCCCCTCAGGAATTCCAGTGCTCACTGTGGGGAGCCCCCTCAGGAATTCCAGTGCTCACTGTGGGGAGCCCCCTCAGGAATTCCAGTGCTCTTTGGGGAACCCCTCAGGAATTCCAGTGCTCACTGTGGGGAACCCCTCAGGAATTCCAGTGCTCACTTTGGGGAACCCCTCAGGAATTCCAGTGCTCTTTGGGGAGCCCCCTCAGGAATTCCAGTGCTTTTTGGGGAGCCCCCTCAGGAATTCCAGTGCTCACTGTGGGGAACCCCTCAGGCATTCCAGTGCTTTTTGGGGAGCCCCCTCAGGAATTCCAGTGCTCTTTGGGGAACCCCCTCAGGAATTCCAGTGCTCACTGTGGGGAACCCCTCAGGAATTCCAGTGCTCTTTGGGGAGCCCCCTCAGGAATTCCAGTGCTCACTGTGGGGAACCCCTCAGGAATTCCAGTGCTCACTTGGGTTTGGTGTGTGGGGAAATGACAGATGCAGTCGGGTTGGAAGGGGCTGTTCCAGTGGCAGGGGGGCAGTTCTGTGGGGTCTGCCCCACATCTCCCCCATGGGGGCtcaggcaggcagggctggcatggTGCTGCAGGACTGGGATGCTGGTGGCCAGTACTGGTTGTACTGGGAGGAGGAGGTGTGGGCACATGGGAGTGCTGGCGCTGCTCCAGGGAACCCAGAGAGTTGGGGACTTTTGGGGACACCACTGTCTCACGGGGCTGGCACTTACCTGAGGACCTGGGCACAGCCCTCTGGTGCCATTCCAGGGAGATTTTGGAGTCATCCCCTTGATCTCCTCAGCCTGCTGGCACCCAGGGGCCACCCTGGCCCTGGGGGACCCTGGCATGGCACCTGGTGGCCCTGGCATGAACCTTGGTGGCCCCCACGATCCCTGAATTCCGTCAGTCACCCCGAGGGAGCAGGGAGTGACTCATCCATTGACGAGGtgtgtgcagggaactccttgGAGTGCTGGGATCCAGGGGCTGGAGCCTGAGCCATTTCCTGGTGGGAAACAGGTGCATTTCCTGATGAGAAATGGGTGCATTTCTTTATGGGAAACGGGTgcatttcttcatggaaaacgGGTGCATTTCCtcctgggatgggcagggagggTGCACCTGCTGCAGGGCTGATGAGCACAGGGGGAGGAGGGTGCACCTGCTGCAGGGCTGATGAGCACAGGGATGGATCCCATGGGAATGCcggggtgctgctgctgctggcacctcTCGGGGGTTCTGGTCACCTCCGCTGGCCTCTTGTCAGGGCTGTCCCAGGTCTGGACTGCAGCAGCTTCTGGAGGAGCATCCCAGGCTGTGGAAGGAAGGGGGGTCTGGTCTGGCTGGGAAGGGGATCCGTTCTTGGCGGACGCAGAGAGGGGATTCCCAGGGCTCACAATTCCAGCCCATCCAGTGTGGTGGGGGGGATTCCACTTCTCCAGCCTTGTGGCAGCCCGCCCCCGGAGGGGTGAGGGGCTGTGGCAGCCCAGGGAAGGCTGGGAAGGGTGTGGGGTGCAGGGAAGTTCCTGTGGAACGCTGTGTCTGGTTTGGAAGCCTGACTGGGGGTCTTGGAGAGACGCATTCCACCCTGGAATGGGGTGGGTGGTTTGTGAGGGTGAGGAAGGCTCCTGTCCACGCTGAGGCATTCAGGGAGCACATGGGGAGCATCCCAGTGctcctcagcagtgctgctccaccaAGAGGGCACTCGGGATGGCTGGGAGAGGACTCCTGTCCCTTAGGGGCACTAAAGTGTCCCCAgtcagagggagctggggcttTTCTGTCCTCAGAGGGGCTTTGGAGGGGGTGAAACCCCCTCGGGCAGCACCAGGAAGCCAGTCCAGCTTGGGTGTGCTCCCAGAAAGAGGAGGCTccggaggaggaagaggagggatgATGTTGTGGCTCCTCCACTGCGGCAGCTCCAGCCGGGGAAAAGCAGCTGGtccaggctgctgctccaggctctgcttccttctcctcccacaTCCATGGGATGCAACATGGGGATGCCAGGGTCGGGGTTTTCCATCTCTATTCCAGCACCCTGAGTGTATCACACCTCCCCACACACGGATGCGACTCCCAGATAACCATTTGCGTTATTTTTTGGGAACCAAACCAACTGCTGCAGGCTAAAGTTGCTCGTACTCCTGCGTGGAGCATCTACTCCCAGCATGTAGGGTATTCCAGGCTCTTCTTCCCCATCTCCATCCAAATAAACTGAGCAGTGAGGGGGGAATTTGCACCCTGAATAAACTCTGAAATGCCAGAGTTTATTCAGAAAAGGCAAGGGGTGTGAAAAGATGGCACCACCATCCCCCAAACCTCTGCGGGCCCCAGCAGTGGTGAGGGTGCCTCCAAAGGGGAGTTTAGGCTGGAATCACAAGGGGCACAGCTGTGTCGGGGGGTCCCGTGTCCCTCCACTGCTCCCAGCCCAATTCCCTGTCTGTGTTTTCCAGCTTGCCAACAAAGCACGGacggagaaggaggagaagatgaCGCAGGCGTATGCAATAGTGCTGGTGTCTCTCTGGaggggcagcagctcttccagaCCATCCATAAGACGTAAGTGCCCGCCTCGGGGTCCCCAGTGCCCGCCTCGGTGGTCCCCACGCTCCCTTTTGGGGTCCCTCACAGCCTTTTTGGGGGATTGCCATGGCTGGCTCTTGGGTTTGCCCTGGAAGGCTTGGTGTGTCCTGGGTGGGGTCCTCAGGGGGGAGAGtggctccctgcctgctccctgcccccTTCCTGGCACATCCCACCCCCCTGCAGTCCCACCCCTCTCCAGCTGGACCCTGGAGTGACCGCGCAGGGGCTCTTTGTCCCCTCAGTGGGACACGGGCCCACCCCAGCGGCGGCGTTCCCTGAAGCCgttgtccctccctccttcccctcagCATTAAAGACTGTAAATGGCAGGAGAAGACAAAGTTGTGATGGAAGAAGTCGTCGTATTGCCCTCCGTACCAGGTGGAAAACTGCAAAGGCAAAGAGGGAAGCGCCCTGAGCCGTACGCAAAATAGTGAGTgtgggctggggacaccggcgAGGGTGGCACTGCCGGGAGGGTGGCACTGCCGGGAGGGTGGCACCTCCTGGGGACCGCCAGGAGCCCTCCTTGGcgggggctccagcccctcctgggcaTCCCCTTCCCTCTCCAGATCCCCCTGCCACCCTTTCTTGAGTCGTGTGCTCAGAGCGGTGAGCAGGGGCTGAGGACACTGGGAGGACTGGggcggtgtcacctccctggggacacaccGGGACCCCTCCTTGCTTggcctccagcccctcctgggcttccccagccctcctgggcttccccagcccctcctgggcttccccagcccctcctggcttctccagccctcctgggcttcccagcccctcctgggctTCCCGCCCTCTGGGcttctccagcccctcctgggcttccccagcccctcctgggcttctccagcccctcctgggcttccccagcccctcctgggcttctccagcccctcctgggcaCCGCTCCTTTAAAGCCCTCTGTGCCCCCCTTTCCCCGCAGGTGGAGAAACACTTCCGGGACGTGGAAAGCCAGAAGGTCCTGCAGCGTTCACAAGCACAGCAGACACAGAAGGACACGTCCCTGTCATCCTGAGGCCACCTCGGGGCCACCaccccgtccccgtgtcccctcctcGGAGGCGAGGCGGCGCCGGGGGCACCTTcaacttttatttccttttttttttttttttttttcttttttttttttttttcctttttctttttggggaATCTCAACCAATTCCAAACTTTAGACTTTAAAACAAACgagaaaaagagaataatttaaAGCTCCTCATGCATTACTTGACTAACAGACTTTGTTTTTCCGCCATGGTTTCTCCCTCCAGCCAGTCAGACTtggttaattttattttttggccttttttttttttattttccttttcctcccagctcctgcttccctcttccccaaaaatccttccAGAAAATAAAGCTAACGAGCTGACTGCGGTGGCCGATCCGGGACCCTCATGACCAACGTGGTCTcgttttaattttgtttgcacAGGGCAAGGCTTGAATTAgtcttatttttcttatctttaaatatatatatgaatatatattaaaatgttctttaaatATTTGTCTGCTTCCAGCAGGGTCGTGGCAAAAAATCCCTCAAACAACCCCTCGGGAGCAGCCAgaacctggatttggggttttccccccatttcctttatgcttttaaatattttttgccctttttcatttaatttttaatttctttttttaattttaaattttttttttgccacgatcctccctctccccgttttgtttcctttctttttttttttttttttttttttttggtttgtttttttaaattaaaaaaaaaaaaaaaaagcagcagatcaAACTCAAAGCAATTCAAGCCCTGCCTTTAGGaaaattaaagattaaaaaaaaaaaaaattaaaaaaaaaaagaaaaaaaaaggaaaattttttaGTCTTGTTTAgcaaaaaacaataaaaacccGAAATTTTTTTAACCATCACCGGAGTCTGTGGGGGCTCAATGGGGGCGTGGCCTCGCGAGGGGCGTGGCCTCGCGAGGGGCGTGGTTGCGGAGTGGGCGTGGCTCGCGGGGTGGGGTTTATCGCCTTTGTTATGGGGCGTGG
This genomic window from Anomalospiza imberbis isolate Cuckoo-Finch-1a 21T00152 chromosome 22, ASM3175350v1, whole genome shotgun sequence contains:
- the LSM12 gene encoding LOW QUALITY PROTEIN: protein LSM12 (The sequence of the model RefSeq protein was modified relative to this genomic sequence to represent the inferred CDS: inserted 1 base in 1 codon; substituted 1 base at 1 genomic stop codon) encodes the protein MAAPGEYFSVGSQVSCRTCQEQRLQGEVVAFDYPSKMLALKCPSSSGKPNHADILLVNLQYVSEVEIINDRTETPPPLASLNVSKLANKARTEKEEKMTQAYAXSAGVSLEGQQLFQTIHKTIKDCKWQEKTKLXWKKSSYCPPYQVENCKGKEGSALSRTQNIVEKHFRDVESQKVLQRSQAQQTQKDTSLSS